A single Nostoc sp. PCC 7107 DNA region contains:
- a CDS encoding tocopherol cyclase family protein translates to MFSLPVNSQTPHIGYHWDGSSRRFFEGWYYRVTLPDCGQTFAFMYSIEDPIGGQPYSGGAAQILGPDDQYLCRTFPDVETFWASRDVLALGHWGKTNLNTQPLYLLSAEFEQHIQEGYQATATLNQGIIRDPATGFYCRWLYEIQPVYGWGNQNSLQQSTAGWLSFLQIFEPGWQILMAHGLASGWIDWNGKIYQFTNAPAYAEKNWGGAFPQKWFWLNCNCFDGEPDLALTAGGGRRGVLWWMESVAMIGVHYQGKFYEFVPWNSQVKWQIQPWGRWQMQAKNLNYEVELAGTTHLSGTPLRAPTTNGLEFCCRDTMQGKLNLELRKVSDKQSQVILKSQSSLCGLEIGGGSWDNSWHSS, encoded by the coding sequence ATGTTTTCCTTACCCGTAAATTCTCAAACACCACACATTGGGTATCATTGGGATGGTAGTAGTCGCCGTTTTTTTGAAGGTTGGTATTATCGTGTAACTTTGCCAGACTGCGGACAAACCTTCGCCTTTATGTATTCAATTGAAGACCCAATTGGTGGTCAACCTTATAGTGGTGGTGCAGCCCAAATTCTCGGCCCCGATGATCAATATTTATGCCGCACTTTCCCAGATGTGGAAACATTTTGGGCTAGTCGAGATGTATTAGCTTTAGGACATTGGGGTAAAACTAACCTCAATACTCAACCTCTATACCTCCTAAGCGCAGAGTTTGAACAACATATTCAAGAGGGTTATCAAGCTACAGCCACCTTAAACCAAGGAATAATTCGTGATCCTGCAACGGGTTTTTATTGCCGTTGGTTATATGAAATTCAACCAGTATATGGTTGGGGAAATCAAAATAGCCTTCAGCAATCAACTGCTGGCTGGCTATCATTTTTACAGATTTTTGAACCTGGCTGGCAAATTTTGATGGCGCACGGTTTGGCTAGTGGCTGGATAGACTGGAATGGCAAAATCTATCAATTTACCAACGCACCAGCCTACGCAGAAAAAAATTGGGGTGGGGCTTTTCCGCAAAAATGGTTTTGGCTAAACTGTAATTGCTTTGACGGTGAACCTGACTTAGCATTAACCGCTGGTGGTGGTAGACGCGGTGTTTTGTGGTGGATGGAATCTGTAGCCATGATTGGAGTGCATTATCAAGGTAAATTTTATGAATTTGTGCCTTGGAATTCTCAAGTAAAATGGCAAATTCAACCTTGGGGTAGATGGCAAATGCAAGCTAAAAATCTAAACTACGAGGTTGAATTGGCAGGAACAACGCATCTATCAGGTACACCCCTACGCGCACCGACAACTAATGGTTTAGAGTTCTGTTGTCGGGATACCATGCAAGGAAAACTGAATTTGGAGTTGCGAAAAGTAAGTGACAAACAATCTCAAGTTATCCTAAAATCACAGAGTTCTCTGTGTGGTTTAGAAATAGGCGGCGGTTCTTGGGATAATTCTTGGCACTCTAGCTAA